In the Bacillus shivajii genome, one interval contains:
- a CDS encoding HU family DNA-binding protein, which translates to MNKTELINAVAEQADLSKKDATSAVDAVFEVITSSLQKQEKVQLIGFGNFEVRERAARKGRNPQTGEEIEIPASNVPAFKPGKALKDAVK; encoded by the coding sequence ATGAATAAGACAGAACTTATCAATGCGGTTGCTGAACAAGCAGATCTTTCTAAAAAAGATGCTACTAGTGCCGTTGATGCCGTCTTTGAAGTCATCACTAGTTCTCTACAAAAACAAGAGAAAGTACAATTGATTGGATTCGGTAACTTCGAGGTTCGTGAACGTGCTGCCCGTAAAGGTCGTAACCCACAAACTGGTGAAGAAATCGAAATTCCAGCAAGCAATGTACCAGCGTTTAAGCCGGGTAAAGCCCTTAAAGATGCAGTTAAATAA
- the folE gene encoding GTP cyclohydrolase I FolE, whose amino-acid sequence MILEAIGEDPSREGLMDTPKRVARMYEEVFQGLNQDPKEHFATVFGEDHEELVLVKDIPFYSMCEHHLVPFYGHAHIGYIPQGGKVTGLSKLARAVEAVSKRPQLQERITSTIADSIVETLEPLGVIVVVEAEHMCMTMRGVKKPGSKTVTSAVRGVFEKDQASRAEVLSLIKS is encoded by the coding sequence ATGATTTTAGAAGCAATTGGAGAAGATCCAAGTCGAGAAGGGTTAATGGATACACCAAAACGTGTCGCCCGTATGTATGAGGAAGTTTTCCAAGGGTTAAATCAAGATCCGAAAGAACACTTTGCGACAGTTTTTGGAGAAGATCATGAAGAGCTTGTGCTCGTTAAAGATATTCCATTTTATTCAATGTGTGAACATCACCTTGTCCCGTTTTATGGACATGCACATATCGGTTATATTCCACAAGGTGGAAAAGTTACGGGGCTAAGTAAACTAGCGCGAGCTGTTGAAGCTGTTTCAAAAAGACCTCAGTTACAAGAGCGTATTACTTCAACAATTGCAGATTCAATTGTTGAAACATTAGAGCCTTTAGGAGTAATTGTGGTTGTTGAAGCAGAACATATGTGCATGACCATGCGCGGCGTAAAAAAGCCAGGTTCTAAAACAGTCACATCAGCTGTACGTGGGGTATTTGAAAAAGATCAAGCATCAAGAGCTGAGGTACTGTCTCTAATTAAGAGTTAA
- the mtrB gene encoding trp RNA-binding attenuation protein MtrB, translating into MSQSNDYIVIKAKEDGVNVIGLTRGTDTRFHHSEKLDRHEVMIAQFTEHTSAIKVRGKATIQTAHGEIESDE; encoded by the coding sequence ATGTCTCAATCAAATGATTATATTGTTATTAAAGCAAAAGAAGATGGTGTTAACGTAATTGGGCTAACACGAGGAACAGATACACGGTTTCATCATTCAGAAAAATTAGATCGACATGAAGTGATGATTGCACAGTTTACAGAACATACTTCTGCAATTAAGGTTCGTGGGAAAGCGACGATTCAAACAGCTCATGGAGAAATAGAGAGTGATGAATAA
- a CDS encoding heptaprenyl diphosphate synthase component 1, producing the protein MTSFMNSSEELNQIIENFYSYIKHPYLQKFIGDPAIDRDQTYLLYEMLKEKELDNNYISNCIITTTLVQTALNTHDLISVNKTNNSSLQTKRQLTVLAGDYYSSLYYFLLSKVNDVSLIRVLAKSIQEINESKMNVYNDDYLRGCLHDLHTIDSSLLQNIAHMLQMPEWKKVVTEYFFLKRLIIERFELVNSGVKGFAADVMLKEVDRKSLSETNQLIHQFDRQIELSKEKLLDFTNSSTNIGSFFRSRVHELFEEHGIYEHSVVEEG; encoded by the coding sequence ATGACTTCATTTATGAACAGCAGTGAAGAGCTTAATCAGATCATAGAAAACTTTTATTCATACATTAAACACCCATATCTTCAAAAGTTTATCGGTGATCCCGCCATTGATCGTGATCAAACGTATTTACTATATGAAATGTTAAAAGAAAAAGAACTTGATAACAATTACATAAGCAATTGTATTATTACAACAACTCTCGTACAAACAGCACTAAATACTCATGATTTGATCAGTGTAAATAAAACAAATAATAGTTCCTTACAAACAAAGAGACAATTAACAGTACTCGCTGGAGATTATTACAGTAGTTTATATTACTTTTTATTGTCAAAAGTGAATGATGTTTCGTTAATTCGAGTGTTAGCAAAGTCAATTCAAGAGATTAATGAATCAAAGATGAATGTATACAACGATGATTACCTAAGAGGTTGCCTACATGATCTACACACGATAGATTCATCTTTATTGCAAAACATCGCACATATGTTGCAAATGCCAGAATGGAAGAAAGTAGTAACAGAGTATTTCTTCTTAAAACGACTGATTATTGAAAGATTCGAATTGGTAAACTCGGGTGTGAAAGGGTTTGCAGCTGATGTGATGCTTAAAGAAGTAGATAGGAAATCGTTGTCAGAAACAAACCAACTCATTCATCAATTTGATCGACAAATTGAATTGTCAAAAGAAAAGTTATTAGATTTCACTAATAGTTCGACAAATATCGGGAGTTTCTTTCGATCAAGAGTTCATGAATTATTTGAAGAACATGGTATATACGAACATTCGGTAGTAGAGGAAGGGTAA
- a CDS encoding demethylmenaquinone methyltransferase translates to MAQSKEERVHQVFESIYDNYDKMNSIISFQRHVAWRKDTMKHMDVQEGTSALDICCGTADWTIALAKAVGSEGNVVGLDFSKNMLSIGEKKLEDHNLQQVKLVHGNAMELPFEDNSFDYLTIGFGLRNVPDYKKALLEMRRVVKPGGLVVCLETSQPTTIGFKQIYWLYFKYIMPLFGKVFAKSYDEYSWLQESTQSFPNKEELKAMFLEAGFQDVTYKSYSAGVAASHFAKKN, encoded by the coding sequence ATGGCACAATCAAAAGAAGAACGTGTACATCAAGTGTTTGAGTCAATCTATGATAATTACGATAAGATGAACTCTATTATTAGTTTCCAGCGCCATGTTGCATGGAGAAAAGATACAATGAAGCATATGGATGTTCAAGAAGGAACCTCGGCATTAGATATTTGTTGTGGGACAGCTGATTGGACAATTGCATTAGCAAAGGCTGTAGGTAGCGAAGGAAATGTAGTTGGTCTTGATTTTAGTAAAAACATGTTATCAATCGGCGAGAAAAAACTTGAAGATCATAATCTTCAGCAAGTAAAGTTAGTCCATGGAAATGCAATGGAACTACCGTTTGAAGATAATTCCTTCGATTACTTAACGATCGGTTTTGGCTTAAGGAATGTACCAGACTATAAAAAAGCATTATTAGAAATGCGCCGAGTTGTTAAACCAGGTGGATTAGTTGTTTGTTTAGAAACTTCTCAGCCAACAACGATCGGATTTAAGCAAATTTATTGGCTTTATTTTAAATATATTATGCCTCTTTTTGGTAAGGTTTTTGCAAAAAGTTATGATGAATATTCATGGCTCCAAGAATCAACGCAATCATTTCCAAACAAAGAAGAATTAAAAGCTATGTTTTTAGAAGCTGGTTTTCAGGATGTCACATATAAATCATACTCAGCAGGAGTAGCAGCTTCACATTTTGCTAAAAAGAATTGA
- a CDS encoding UbiA-like polyprenyltransferase yields MTMKKVRIILEMIKFEHTIFALPFAFLGAVLGSLLIEGNWPTISEWIWITLAMVGARSAAMTLNRLIDAKIDKANPRTEERAIPAGKISPTESVVFIIASFGVLFFSAFQLNMLAVYLLPVAVFFLVFYSYTKRFTWLCHVFLGITIGIAPLGGWVGATGTLTWEAFALFVAVALWTAGFDVIYATQDADYDKKVKLHSIPSRFGIEKALLFARGFHIVSFVAMVSLFFIAPLSWVYLIGVLIVGAIMVYEHSLVSPNDLSKVNVAFFTMNGVISMVMLAFTIGDLLL; encoded by the coding sequence ATGACTATGAAAAAAGTACGAATCATTTTAGAAATGATAAAGTTTGAGCATACGATATTCGCACTACCTTTTGCATTTTTAGGTGCAGTATTGGGGAGCTTACTAATTGAGGGAAATTGGCCAACAATTAGTGAGTGGATATGGATCACATTAGCGATGGTCGGTGCAAGAAGTGCAGCGATGACTTTAAACAGGTTAATCGATGCAAAAATTGATAAGGCAAACCCAAGAACAGAAGAGCGAGCGATACCAGCAGGAAAGATATCTCCAACGGAATCAGTCGTTTTCATTATTGCTTCATTCGGTGTGCTATTCTTCTCTGCATTTCAATTAAATATGCTAGCGGTATATTTACTTCCTGTAGCTGTGTTCTTTTTAGTATTCTATTCTTATACGAAAAGGTTCACATGGCTTTGTCATGTTTTCTTAGGGATAACAATCGGTATTGCACCGCTAGGCGGTTGGGTCGGTGCAACGGGAACATTAACATGGGAAGCATTTGCTTTATTTGTCGCAGTCGCATTATGGACAGCCGGCTTTGACGTTATTTATGCGACACAAGATGCCGATTATGACAAAAAAGTTAAGCTACATTCTATTCCAAGTCGTTTTGGAATCGAGAAGGCCCTCCTATTTGCTAGAGGCTTCCATATTGTAAGTTTTGTTGCGATGGTATCGTTATTTTTTATCGCTCCATTAAGTTGGGTTTATTTAATCGGTGTCTTAATTGTTGGAGCAATTATGGTATATGAACACTCACTCGTATCTCCTAATGACTTATCTAAAGTGAATGTCGCATTTTTTACAATGAATGGTGTCATCAGTATGGTTATGCTAGCATTTACGATTGGAGATTTGCTTCTATGA
- a CDS encoding UbiX family flavin prenyltransferase: MSKNSQKIFTVGITGASGAIYGVRLVKALLHEGHRVHLLLTGAAWQVLYYELQADTSNEDKCIVDVFGDHDELHYHTQQDFGAPIASGSAKNDGMIIIPCSMGTLAKIANGISSNLLERTADVMFKERRRLIIVPRETPLHSTHLENMKKISDQGGQIVPAMPGFYHNPQSMDDLINFVVGKVLDQLDVDHTLFERWGDMT, encoded by the coding sequence ATGAGTAAGAATAGTCAAAAGATATTTACTGTAGGTATCACTGGTGCCAGCGGTGCAATATATGGTGTTCGACTCGTGAAAGCTCTACTTCATGAAGGGCATCGTGTACACTTATTATTAACAGGAGCTGCTTGGCAAGTGTTATATTACGAACTACAGGCAGACACTAGTAATGAAGATAAGTGTATAGTAGACGTATTTGGAGATCATGATGAACTCCATTATCATACGCAGCAAGACTTTGGCGCACCTATTGCTAGTGGCTCAGCAAAAAATGATGGGATGATTATTATCCCTTGTTCTATGGGTACACTCGCTAAGATTGCGAATGGGATATCAAGTAACTTATTAGAAAGAACCGCTGATGTCATGTTTAAAGAAAGAAGAAGGCTAATTATTGTACCTCGTGAAACACCATTACATTCAACACATTTAGAAAATATGAAAAAAATTAGTGATCAAGGTGGACAAATTGTTCCAGCGATGCCTGGTTTTTATCATAACCCTCAATCAATGGATGATTTAATCAACTTTGTTGTTGGTAAAGTTTTAGATCAGTTGGACGTAGATCACACTCTTTTCGAGCGCTGGGGTGATATGACATGA
- a CDS encoding menaquinone biosynthetic enzyme MqnA/MqnD family protein, which translates to MSLVVGEINYTNILPLFYYLNREKLSNLGCEFIPKVPSQLNEGMDKGEVQVGGISSFSFGEHWDEYLVLPDLSVSAQNEVGSIFLFSKVPITQLDERSIALTSSSATSVNLLKIILKKLYSLNNSYVTMEPNYEQMMASHDACLLIGDDAIRTARHLPSSIYCYDLGALWSHYTGLPMTFAVFAVRKEAWQENGKLLEELYDQFQNSKRKSIQNDFHEMIKSIQLNMGGATSFWNDYFSGLNYDLTDKHIEGLHLYYDLAYELGLLKEKVQEIKLWNPSGYCQSV; encoded by the coding sequence ATGAGCTTAGTTGTTGGGGAGATTAATTATACAAATATCCTTCCTTTGTTTTATTATTTAAATCGGGAGAAGTTAAGTAATCTAGGGTGTGAATTCATACCAAAAGTTCCTTCGCAGTTAAATGAAGGAATGGATAAAGGGGAGGTTCAGGTCGGGGGGATCTCGTCTTTTTCATTCGGTGAGCATTGGGATGAGTATCTAGTATTACCTGATTTGTCTGTATCAGCTCAAAATGAGGTTGGTTCGATCTTTTTATTTTCGAAAGTACCGATTACACAATTAGATGAACGCAGCATTGCTCTTACATCTAGTTCAGCAACATCTGTAAATCTATTGAAAATTATATTAAAGAAATTATATTCCTTAAATAATTCTTATGTAACGATGGAACCAAATTATGAGCAGATGATGGCCTCACATGACGCATGTTTATTAATTGGTGACGATGCGATTCGAACGGCACGACACCTACCTTCGTCTATTTATTGTTATGATTTAGGAGCTTTATGGTCACACTACACAGGGCTTCCAATGACATTTGCCGTTTTTGCCGTCCGAAAAGAAGCATGGCAGGAAAACGGTAAACTTTTAGAAGAACTTTATGACCAGTTTCAAAATAGCAAAAGGAAATCGATTCAAAATGATTTCCATGAGATGATTAAAAGTATTCAACTAAATATGGGGGGAGCCACCTCGTTTTGGAATGATTACTTTTCTGGGTTAAACTATGACTTAACGGATAAACATATCGAAGGATTGCACTTATATTATGACTTGGCTTATGAATTAGGACTCCTTAAAGAGAAAGTTCAGGAAATCAAATTATGGAATCCTAGTGGAT